In Sphingobium amiense, a genomic segment contains:
- a CDS encoding YihY/virulence factor BrkB family protein, which translates to MTERVAQQVHAEAPWQIPARGWWEVLKRVYAKKSANHLSLLAAGVAYYAFLSIAPLLAAVVLTYGLIGDPALVAEHVRSIITVVPREAAKLIFDQLMAVVTTAKPAIGFGLLLSFLLAIYGATRASSATMEALNIVYEEKEARSMLSFYRVSIGITFSAVLVVVVGVLAASVLGFLQSFVDGWGPVAIFFVKALTWIAAGLFASLIFALIYRFGPHRRRARWQWLTAGSVVATLFWLLATLGVSFYVSRFGNYNETYGSLGAVVVLQLWLYVSAFVVLLGAQLNQEAERQTSADTQVEEPKAA; encoded by the coding sequence ATGACGGAACGGGTAGCGCAGCAGGTCCATGCGGAGGCGCCATGGCAGATACCGGCGCGTGGCTGGTGGGAAGTGCTGAAGCGCGTCTATGCGAAGAAGAGCGCAAACCATCTGAGCCTGCTGGCGGCGGGCGTCGCCTATTATGCCTTCCTGTCGATTGCGCCGTTGCTGGCCGCCGTGGTGCTGACCTATGGCCTGATCGGCGATCCCGCGCTGGTGGCGGAACATGTCCGCTCCATCATCACGGTGGTGCCGCGCGAGGCGGCGAAACTGATCTTCGATCAGTTGATGGCCGTGGTGACGACCGCGAAGCCCGCCATCGGATTTGGCCTGCTCCTGTCCTTCCTGCTCGCCATCTATGGCGCGACGCGCGCTTCGTCCGCGACGATGGAGGCGCTCAATATCGTTTATGAGGAGAAGGAGGCGCGCTCGATGCTGTCCTTCTATCGCGTGTCCATCGGCATCACCTTTTCCGCCGTTCTGGTGGTGGTCGTGGGCGTGCTGGCGGCGTCGGTGCTGGGTTTCCTCCAGTCTTTCGTCGATGGCTGGGGTCCGGTCGCGATCTTCTTCGTGAAGGCGCTGACATGGATCGCGGCGGGCCTGTTCGCCAGCCTCATCTTCGCGCTCATCTATCGATTCGGGCCGCACCGCCGCCGGGCGCGTTGGCAGTGGCTGACGGCGGGATCGGTCGTCGCGACACTGTTCTGGCTGCTGGCGACGCTGGGCGTTTCCTTCTATGTTTCGCGCTTCGGCAATTATAACGAGACCTACGGGTCGCTGGGCGCGGTCGTGGTGCTGCAACTGTGGCTCTATGTGTCCGCTTTCGTGGTCCTGCTGGGCGCGCAGCTCAACCAGGAAGCCGAGCGCCAGACCAGCGCGGACACGCAGGTCGAGGAGCCGAAAGCGGCCTGA
- the secE gene encoding preprotein translocase subunit SecE: MAKVTPGEFVNQVQTEAKKIVWPTGRETVMTGVMVVLMTSLLGMFFFGIDTFFGAIVQWLLSLASGRA; this comes from the coding sequence ATGGCGAAGGTAACCCCCGGCGAATTCGTCAATCAGGTGCAGACCGAAGCGAAGAAGATCGTATGGCCCACCGGCCGCGAAACGGTGATGACCGGCGTGATGGTGGTGCTGATGACGTCGCTGCTGGGCATGTTCTTCTTCGGCATCGACACCTTCTTCGGCGCGATCGTCCAGTGGCTGCTCAGCCTGGCGTCGGGCCGGGCTTGA
- the nusG gene encoding transcription termination/antitermination protein NusG has product MARWYIIHAYSGFESKVKESILAEAERMGLSQLVEQVEVPTETVTEVKRGKKVQVERKFMPGYVLAKLAMNDDIYHLVKNTPKVTGFLGSSGKPQAISESEAARYFGAQKEAEAAPKHKISVDYEIGDSVKVLDGPFASFNGVVEELDFEKNRVKVSVSIFGRATPVELDFEQVELSK; this is encoded by the coding sequence ATGGCGCGCTGGTACATCATCCACGCCTATTCGGGCTTCGAAAGCAAGGTCAAGGAGTCCATCCTGGCCGAAGCCGAGCGCATGGGCCTGTCGCAGCTCGTCGAGCAGGTCGAAGTGCCGACAGAGACCGTGACCGAAGTGAAGCGTGGCAAGAAGGTTCAGGTCGAACGCAAGTTCATGCCGGGCTATGTCCTCGCCAAGCTGGCGATGAACGATGACATTTACCACCTCGTCAAGAACACGCCCAAGGTTACGGGCTTCCTCGGCTCGTCCGGCAAGCCGCAGGCGATCAGCGAGAGCGAAGCCGCCCGCTATTTCGGCGCGCAGAAGGAAGCCGAGGCCGCGCCCAAGCACAAGATCAGCGTCGATTACGAAATCGGCGACAGCGTCAAGGTGCTGGACGGTCCCTTCGCCAGCTTCAACGGCGTGGTCGAGGAACTGGATTTCGAAAAGAACCGGGTCAAGGTGTCGGTGTCGATCTTCGGCCGCGCCACCCCGGTCGAACTGGATTTCGAACAGGTCGAACTGTCGAAATAA
- the rplK gene encoding 50S ribosomal protein L11 yields the protein MAKKITGYIKLQVPAGAANPSPPIGPALGQRGVNIMEFCKAFNASTEKMEKGTPLPTVITVYADRSFTFITKMPPATYLIKKAANLKSGSKEPGKISGGKIKRSQLAEIAQTKMPDLNANDIEAATKIIEGSARAMGLEVVEG from the coding sequence ATGGCCAAGAAGATTACCGGCTATATCAAGCTTCAGGTGCCAGCCGGCGCCGCCAACCCCTCCCCGCCGATCGGCCCTGCCCTGGGTCAGCGCGGCGTCAACATCATGGAATTCTGCAAGGCGTTCAACGCCTCGACGGAAAAGATGGAAAAGGGCACGCCGCTGCCGACCGTCATCACCGTCTATGCGGATCGCTCCTTCACCTTCATCACGAAGATGCCGCCTGCCACCTACCTCATCAAGAAAGCCGCGAACCTGAAGTCGGGTTCGAAGGAGCCGGGCAAGATCAGCGGTGGCAAGATCAAGCGTTCGCAGCTTGCCGAGATCGCGCAGACCAAGATGCCCGACCTCAACGCCAACGACATCGAAGCGGCGACGAAGATCATTGAAGGCTCCGCCCGCGCGATGGGCCTCGAAGTGGTGGAGGGCTAA
- the rplA gene encoding 50S ribosomal protein L1 — translation MAKLTKKAKALAAAVDREKLHGVDEALGLIKTHATAKFDESVEIAINLGVDPRHADQMVRGVVTLPAGTGKDVRVAVFARGDKAEAATAAGADIVGAEDLLDSIQAGNIDFQRVIATPDMMGLVGRLGKVLGPKGLMPNPKLGTVTPNVAEAVKAAKGGQIEFRVEKAGIIHAGLGKASFPAEDLRKNFDAFVDAIVKAKPSGSKGKYVRKIALSSSMGPGVKVDVAEVASV, via the coding sequence ATGGCAAAGCTGACGAAGAAGGCGAAAGCCCTGGCCGCTGCGGTCGACCGCGAAAAGCTGCACGGCGTTGACGAGGCTCTGGGCCTCATCAAGACCCACGCCACCGCCAAGTTCGACGAAAGCGTCGAAATCGCGATCAACCTCGGCGTCGATCCGCGTCACGCCGACCAGATGGTCCGCGGCGTCGTGACCCTGCCCGCAGGCACCGGCAAGGACGTGCGCGTCGCTGTGTTCGCCCGTGGAGACAAGGCTGAAGCGGCCACCGCCGCCGGCGCCGACATCGTGGGTGCGGAAGACCTGCTCGATTCGATCCAGGCCGGCAACATCGACTTCCAGCGCGTGATCGCCACCCCCGACATGATGGGTCTGGTGGGTCGTCTGGGCAAGGTGCTCGGCCCCAAGGGTCTGATGCCGAACCCGAAGCTGGGCACCGTGACGCCGAACGTCGCCGAAGCCGTGAAGGCCGCCAAGGGCGGTCAGATCGAATTCCGCGTCGAAAAGGCCGGCATCATCCACGCCGGTCTCGGCAAGGCGAGCTTCCCGGCCGAAGACCTGCGCAAGAATTTTGACGCCTTCGTCGATGCGATCGTCAAGGCGAAGCCGTCGGGTTCGAAGGGCAAATATGTCCGCAAGATCGCCCTGTCCTCCTCGATGGGCCCGGGCGTGAAGGTCGATGTGGCGGAAGTCGCTTCCGTCTGA
- a CDS encoding DEAD/DEAH box helicase translates to MAFDTLPPLLSQALVAKGYETLTPVQSEVTQEDAVGRDLVVSAQTGSGKTVAFGLAMAGELLGAGDSLPPPRQPLALVIAPTRELALQVSRELEWLYGAARARIATCVGGMDAAKERRNLGHGTHIVVGTPGRLRDHLERGALDLSAIRTVVLDEADEMLDMGFREDLEGILDSAPEGRRTLLFSATMPKPIVALARRYQKDALRISTVSEERGHGDISYQALTVAPSDIENAVVNLLRYHEAETAILFCATRDNVRHLHASLTERGFAVVALSGEHSQNERNHALQALRDKRARVCVATDVAARGIDLPSLSLVVHVELPRDAETMQHRSGRTGRAGKKGTAVLIVPYPRRRRVESMLRGAKIPVEWGTPPSREAILEQDNARLRASLMERAELDEADWALGAELLAEKSAKEIAAMLVKSARAALPAPEELLDGSEAPVRNDGPRPGFEDTQWFRMDIGRRQNADPRWILPLICRRGHVSRQEIGAIRIAANETMFEIPKAIASRFIAAVKRTGQASDEGADVAFEPVDGAPREQARENRRQGGRPNDRGPRPGNYAPRPFKGGGGRKGPPRGR, encoded by the coding sequence ATGGCATTCGATACTCTCCCCCCTCTCCTGTCGCAGGCGCTCGTCGCCAAGGGCTATGAGACGCTGACCCCCGTCCAGTCCGAAGTGACGCAGGAGGACGCGGTTGGCCGCGATCTGGTCGTGTCCGCGCAGACCGGGTCGGGGAAAACCGTCGCCTTCGGCCTTGCGATGGCGGGCGAGCTGCTCGGGGCAGGCGACAGCCTGCCCCCGCCGCGTCAGCCGCTGGCGCTGGTGATCGCGCCCACCCGCGAACTGGCGTTGCAGGTGAGCCGCGAGCTGGAATGGCTCTATGGCGCGGCGCGCGCGCGCATCGCGACCTGCGTCGGCGGCATGGACGCCGCGAAGGAGCGCCGCAACCTCGGCCACGGGACGCACATCGTGGTCGGCACGCCGGGCCGCCTGCGCGACCATCTGGAGCGCGGGGCGCTCGACCTGTCGGCGATACGCACCGTGGTGCTGGATGAAGCGGACGAGATGCTCGACATGGGCTTCCGCGAGGATCTGGAGGGCATTCTCGATAGCGCGCCGGAGGGCCGGCGCACCCTGCTCTTCTCCGCGACCATGCCCAAGCCCATCGTGGCGCTGGCCCGGCGCTATCAGAAAGACGCGCTGCGCATTTCGACCGTCTCCGAAGAGCGCGGCCATGGCGACATCAGCTATCAGGCGCTGACCGTCGCGCCATCCGACATTGAAAATGCGGTGGTCAACCTGCTGCGCTATCATGAAGCGGAGACGGCGATCCTGTTCTGCGCCACGCGCGACAATGTGCGGCACCTGCACGCCAGCCTCACCGAGCGCGGCTTCGCCGTGGTGGCGCTGTCGGGCGAGCATAGCCAGAATGAGCGCAACCATGCGCTTCAGGCGCTCCGCGACAAGAGAGCGCGGGTGTGCGTGGCGACGGACGTGGCGGCGCGCGGCATCGACCTTCCCTCGCTGTCGCTGGTCGTTCATGTCGAGCTGCCCCGCGACGCCGAAACGATGCAGCATCGCTCCGGCCGCACCGGCCGCGCGGGCAAGAAGGGAACGGCGGTGCTGATCGTCCCCTACCCCCGCCGCCGCCGCGTCGAATCCATGCTGCGCGGTGCGAAGATCCCGGTCGAATGGGGCACCCCGCCGAGCAGGGAAGCCATCTTGGAACAGGACAATGCGCGGCTGCGCGCCAGCCTGATGGAACGGGCGGAACTGGACGAGGCGGACTGGGCGCTGGGCGCGGAACTGCTCGCCGAAAAGAGCGCCAAGGAAATCGCCGCGATGCTGGTCAAGAGCGCCCGCGCGGCTCTCCCCGCGCCCGAGGAACTGCTCGACGGCAGCGAAGCGCCTGTGCGTAATGACGGGCCGCGTCCGGGGTTCGAGGACACCCAGTGGTTCCGCATGGACATTGGCCGCCGCCAGAACGCCGACCCGCGCTGGATACTGCCGCTGATCTGCCGTCGCGGCCATGTGTCGCGGCAGGAAATCGGCGCGATCCGCATCGCCGCCAACGAGACGATGTTCGAAATCCCCAAGGCCATCGCCAGCCGCTTCATCGCGGCGGTCAAACGCACGGGGCAGGCCAGCGACGAAGGCGCGGACGTGGCGTTTGAACCCGTCGATGGCGCACCGCGCGAGCAGGCGCGGGAGAACCGGCGTCAGGGTGGCCGCCCGAACGACCGCGGCCCGCGTCCCGGCAACTACGCCCCCCGCCCCTTCAAGGGCGGCGGCGGACGCAAGGGGCCGCCGCGCGGCCGCTGA
- a CDS encoding cryptochrome/photolyase family protein, with protein sequence MRDGPFLVPVLGDQLSHDLAALRAVDRDDAVVLMMEVADETTYVKHHKAKIAFILSAMRHHAEALRAEGWTVDYVRLDDPDNTGSFTGEVARAVKRHRPRAIHVTEAGEWRVRAMLESWADRFSIPVTIHEDDRFLCSHAEFDTWAAARKQMRMEFFYRDMRRRTGLLLDQDGQPEGGQWNYDAENRKPAPGRDLLMPQPIRFRPDAVTEEVLGIVAERFADHIGSLDSFHFATTREEALRQQKRFLDEALPRFGDYQDAMLTDEPFLWHSVLSPYLNVGLLDPLALCREVETRFRAGKVPLNCAEGFIRQIIGWREYVRGVYWHEGPDYGSRNALNATRDLPGFYWTGETDMRCMAQAIGQTISQAYAHHIQRLMITGNFALIAGIDPRQVHVWYLEVYADAYEWVEMPNTVGMALFADGGLLGSKPYAAGGAYINRMSDYCGRCRYDVKKRVGEDACPFNALYWDFIARNGKKLARNPRMAMPYRNWARMTDEDRAAIREQAARFLSSLA encoded by the coding sequence ATGCGCGACGGCCCTTTTCTCGTTCCGGTGCTGGGCGACCAGCTCAGCCATGATCTTGCCGCGCTGCGGGCGGTGGACAGGGACGATGCGGTCGTCCTGATGATGGAGGTCGCCGACGAAACCACCTATGTGAAACATCACAAGGCAAAGATCGCCTTCATCCTGTCGGCGATGCGCCACCATGCCGAGGCGCTCCGCGCCGAGGGATGGACGGTCGATTATGTGCGGCTGGACGATCCGGACAATACAGGCTCCTTCACCGGCGAGGTCGCACGGGCGGTGAAGCGGCATCGGCCCCGCGCTATCCATGTGACCGAAGCGGGCGAATGGCGCGTCCGCGCGATGCTCGAAAGCTGGGCGGATCGCTTCTCCATTCCCGTCACCATCCATGAGGACGACCGTTTCCTCTGTTCCCATGCCGAGTTCGACACATGGGCGGCGGCGCGCAAGCAGATGCGGATGGAGTTTTTCTACCGCGACATGCGGCGCAGAACCGGGCTGCTGCTGGACCAGGATGGCCAGCCCGAGGGCGGACAGTGGAATTACGACGCCGAGAACCGCAAACCCGCGCCGGGCCGCGACCTGCTGATGCCGCAGCCCATCCGCTTCCGGCCCGATGCCGTCACGGAAGAGGTGCTGGGAATCGTGGCGGAGCGGTTCGCCGACCATATCGGCAGTCTCGATAGCTTTCATTTCGCCACGACGCGCGAGGAAGCGCTGCGCCAGCAGAAGCGCTTCCTAGACGAGGCTCTGCCCCGCTTCGGGGACTATCAGGACGCGATGCTGACCGACGAACCGTTCCTCTGGCATTCGGTCCTGTCTCCCTACCTCAACGTGGGACTGCTCGATCCGCTGGCGCTGTGTCGAGAGGTGGAGACACGCTTTCGCGCGGGCAAGGTGCCGCTCAACTGTGCGGAGGGCTTCATCCGCCAGATCATCGGCTGGCGCGAATATGTGCGCGGCGTCTACTGGCACGAAGGACCGGATTACGGATCGCGCAACGCCCTCAATGCGACGCGCGACCTGCCCGGCTTTTACTGGACGGGCGAAACAGACATGCGCTGCATGGCGCAGGCCATCGGCCAGACCATAAGCCAGGCCTATGCGCATCATATCCAGCGGCTGATGATAACGGGCAATTTCGCGCTGATCGCCGGGATCGACCCGCGGCAGGTCCATGTCTGGTATCTGGAGGTGTATGCCGACGCCTATGAATGGGTGGAAATGCCCAATACCGTGGGCATGGCGCTGTTCGCCGATGGCGGCCTGCTGGGGTCGAAGCCCTATGCGGCGGGCGGCGCCTATATCAACCGGATGTCGGATTATTGCGGCCGATGCCGCTATGACGTGAAGAAGCGGGTGGGCGAGGACGCCTGCCCCTTCAACGCGCTCTACTGGGATTTCATCGCCCGCAACGGGAAGAAGCTGGCGCGCAACCCGCGCATGGCGATGCCCTATCGCAACTGGGCGAGGATGACGGACGAGGACCGCGCCGCCATCCGCGAACAGGCGGCGCGGTTCCTCTCATCGCTTGCCTAG
- the ybaL gene encoding YbaL family putative K(+) efflux transporter — protein sequence MPHHTPLIGTIVAGLVVAFIMGSIAHRLKLSPLVGYLVAGILVGPFTPGFVADAGLANELAEIGVILLMFGVGLHFSLKDLLSVRNIAVPGALVQIAAATLLGMGLAHLMGWTLMGGLVFGLALSVASTVVLLRALQGADLVDTRRGRIAVGWLIVEDLVMVLALVLLPALATVMKNADGGGASALLAPLIGTLLKVAGFVVVMMVVGRRIIPWALHWVVHTGSRELFRLAVLAIALGVAFGAAYVFDVSFALGAFFAGMILGETPLSRRATEETLPLRDAFAVLFFVSVGMLFNPSIVVEQPLPLLATVLIIVIGKSIAAWGIVRAFGHPNVTALTIAASLAQIGEFSFILASLGTGLGVLPADARDLILAGAMVSIFLNPILFSMIVRDHRKEEDVPSAADSQIAQNMGHTILVGYGRVGKLIAASLAAKGVHFVVIEDDREKSEEAGEAGHIVVRGNALEDRHLRAANIGEARNMLIAVPEGFEGGAIHEHARHLNPNLNVIARAHSDAEVAHLETLGVPHIVMGERELAARMLTLCGAGQGLGKR from the coding sequence ATGCCCCATCATACTCCCCTGATCGGAACCATCGTCGCGGGTCTTGTCGTCGCCTTCATCATGGGGTCGATAGCCCACCGGCTGAAGCTGTCGCCGCTGGTCGGCTATCTGGTCGCCGGCATCCTCGTCGGTCCCTTCACTCCCGGCTTCGTCGCCGACGCGGGCCTTGCCAACGAACTCGCCGAAATCGGCGTGATTCTCCTGATGTTCGGGGTGGGGCTGCATTTTTCGCTCAAGGATCTGCTGTCGGTCCGCAATATCGCGGTGCCCGGCGCTCTGGTTCAGATCGCGGCGGCGACCCTGCTTGGCATGGGCCTTGCGCACCTCATGGGCTGGACGCTCATGGGCGGCCTCGTGTTCGGCCTCGCGCTTTCGGTCGCGAGCACCGTGGTGCTGCTGCGCGCGTTACAGGGCGCGGATCTCGTCGATACGCGGCGCGGACGGATCGCGGTCGGATGGCTGATCGTCGAGGATCTGGTGATGGTGCTCGCGCTTGTCCTGCTGCCCGCGCTCGCTACTGTCATGAAGAATGCCGATGGGGGCGGAGCGTCGGCCCTACTGGCGCCGCTGATCGGCACGCTGCTGAAAGTCGCGGGCTTCGTCGTGGTGATGATGGTGGTGGGCCGCCGCATCATCCCCTGGGCGCTGCACTGGGTCGTCCACACCGGATCGCGCGAGCTGTTCCGGCTCGCCGTTCTGGCCATCGCGCTCGGCGTTGCGTTCGGTGCGGCCTATGTGTTCGACGTGTCCTTCGCGCTCGGCGCGTTCTTCGCGGGTATGATCCTCGGCGAAACGCCGCTCAGCCGCCGCGCGACGGAGGAGACGCTCCCCCTGCGCGATGCGTTCGCGGTGCTCTTCTTCGTGTCGGTGGGGATGCTCTTCAACCCCTCGATCGTGGTCGAACAGCCGCTGCCGCTGCTGGCCACCGTGCTCATCATCGTCATCGGCAAGTCGATTGCGGCATGGGGCATCGTGCGCGCGTTCGGCCATCCCAATGTGACTGCGCTCACCATCGCGGCCAGCCTTGCGCAGATCGGCGAGTTTTCCTTCATTCTCGCATCGCTCGGGACAGGCCTCGGCGTCCTGCCAGCCGATGCGCGCGACCTCATTCTGGCGGGCGCGATGGTGTCGATCTTCCTCAACCCGATCCTCTTCTCGATGATCGTGCGCGACCATCGCAAGGAGGAGGACGTGCCCTCCGCCGCCGACAGCCAGATCGCGCAGAATATGGGGCACACCATTCTCGTGGGATATGGCCGCGTCGGCAAGCTGATCGCCGCGTCCCTTGCGGCCAAGGGCGTCCATTTCGTCGTCATCGAGGACGACCGGGAAAAGTCGGAGGAAGCAGGCGAGGCGGGCCATATCGTCGTGCGCGGCAACGCGCTGGAAGACCGGCATCTGCGCGCGGCGAACATCGGCGAAGCGCGCAACATGCTGATTGCGGTGCCCGAAGGGTTCGAGGGCGGCGCGATCCACGAACATGCCCGTCACCTCAACCCCAACCTCAACGTCATCGCCCGTGCGCATAGTGACGCGGAAGTCGCGCATCTGGAGACGCTTGGCGTGCCGCATATCGTCATGGGCGAGCGGGAACTGGCGGCACGGATGCTGACGCTCTGCGGCGCGGGACAGGGGCTAGGCAAGCGATGA
- the rplU gene encoding 50S ribosomal protein L21, which produces MFAIVRTGGKQYRVAAGDKIVVEKLAGEAGDKVTLGDVLLAGENGDLKDASKLTVAAEIIAQAKGEKVIVFKKRRRHNYRRKNGHRQNHTILKIVSIA; this is translated from the coding sequence ATGTTCGCTATCGTGCGCACGGGCGGCAAGCAGTATCGCGTCGCCGCCGGAGACAAGATCGTCGTTGAGAAGCTGGCCGGTGAAGCCGGTGACAAGGTTACGCTGGGCGATGTCCTGCTGGCCGGTGAAAATGGCGACCTCAAGGACGCGTCGAAGCTGACCGTCGCCGCAGAGATCATCGCGCAGGCGAAGGGCGAGAAGGTCATCGTCTTCAAGAAGCGCCGCCGCCACAATTATCGCCGCAAGAACGGCCACCGCCAGAATCACACGATCCTCAAGATCGTGTCGATCGCCTGA
- the rpmA gene encoding 50S ribosomal protein L27, giving the protein MAHKKAGGSSRNGRDSESKRLGVKKFGGQDVIGGNIIIRQRGTRVYPGRNVGMGKDHTLFALDEGKVVFHTGKLGRKYVSVDAVAEAAE; this is encoded by the coding sequence ATGGCACATAAAAAAGCTGGCGGTTCGTCGCGCAACGGTCGCGATTCTGAGTCGAAGCGCCTTGGCGTCAAGAAGTTCGGCGGTCAGGACGTGATCGGCGGCAACATCATCATTCGCCAGCGCGGCACCCGCGTCTATCCGGGCCGCAACGTGGGCATGGGCAAGGACCATACCCTCTTCGCGCTGGACGAAGGCAAGGTGGTATTCCACACCGGTAAGCTCGGCCGCAAATATGTGTCGGTCGACGCGGTAGCCGAAGCCGCCGAATAA
- a CDS encoding GNAT family N-acetyltransferase — MFARTPRLLLRPGWMEDAPALVHAIDDPAVARNLTHVPCPYTLADAEAFLSMPQDSRLPRLLAFTRTNGAPRLVGGCGLHLDEKGRPELGYWIARAYWGLGFATEAGRAVLGMARAAGVTDIRAGHFIDNPASGKVLRKLGFRCTGETASRFSLGRGAAVDSLIFEEGETGEMNDDPAMEVYRDAMLAAA, encoded by the coding sequence ATGTTCGCCCGCACCCCGCGCCTGTTGCTGCGTCCCGGCTGGATGGAAGATGCGCCCGCGCTGGTTCACGCCATCGACGACCCCGCCGTCGCACGCAACCTGACGCATGTGCCCTGCCCCTACACGCTGGCCGACGCGGAAGCCTTCCTGTCGATGCCGCAGGACAGCCGCCTGCCGCGCCTGCTCGCCTTCACGCGCACGAACGGCGCGCCGCGCCTCGTCGGCGGATGCGGGCTGCATCTCGACGAGAAGGGCCGCCCCGAGCTGGGCTACTGGATCGCGCGCGCCTATTGGGGGCTGGGTTTCGCGACCGAAGCGGGCCGGGCCGTGCTGGGCATGGCGCGGGCGGCGGGGGTCACGGACATCCGCGCCGGGCACTTCATCGACAATCCCGCGTCGGGCAAGGTGCTGCGCAAGCTCGGCTTTCGCTGCACGGGAGAGACAGCATCGCGCTTCAGCCTCGGGCGCGGCGCGGCGGTCGATTCCCTGATCTTCGAAGAAGGCGAAACCGGCGAAATGAACGACGATCCGGCGATGGAGGTCTATCGCGACGCCATGCTGGCGGCGGCCTGA
- a CDS encoding GNAT family N-acetyltransferase, translating into MSGAPILETPRLILRAHRVEDYAACRRLWSDADVVRFIGGMAQDAQAVWFRLLRYAGMWSLLGYGMWAIEDRESGAFLGEAGLLSAERGIPELEGVPEAGWVLGPQAWGKGIATEAMTAVIRWADAHADAPSLRCIVEPDNAPSIRVAEKLGFSPLTDTLYGGKPTRVFDRPRNPPG; encoded by the coding sequence ATGTCCGGCGCTCCCATTCTCGAAACACCCCGCCTCATCCTCCGCGCGCATCGGGTGGAGGATTATGCCGCCTGCCGCCGCCTCTGGTCCGATGCCGATGTCGTCCGTTTCATCGGCGGGATGGCGCAGGACGCGCAGGCGGTGTGGTTCCGCCTGCTGCGCTATGCGGGCATGTGGTCGCTGCTCGGCTACGGCATGTGGGCAATCGAGGACCGGGAAAGCGGCGCGTTCCTGGGCGAAGCGGGCCTGCTCAGCGCGGAGCGCGGCATCCCCGAACTGGAGGGCGTTCCCGAAGCCGGCTGGGTGCTGGGGCCGCAGGCGTGGGGAAAGGGCATCGCGACTGAAGCCATGACCGCCGTCATCCGATGGGCAGACGCCCATGCGGATGCGCCCTCGCTCCGCTGCATCGTCGAACCCGACAATGCGCCCTCTATCAGGGTCGCGGAGAAGCTGGGATTTTCCCCGCTGACCGACACGCTCTACGGCGGCAAGCCCACTCGGGTGTTCGACCGCCCGCGCAATCCCCCCGGTTAG
- a CDS encoding metal-dependent hydrolase has protein sequence MTPVDLTITPRDRRFGRARRMQRHWLNGDPFATAFFNALSITFPRGEAFFIDSVRAFREGASDKLRQEIAAFIKQEVVHSREHLAFNRQVTDQGYDVSRLDADVTMVLDLAYRRPPIVRLAATMALEHFTAILAHELLRDPRHLDGADPDLAALWRWHAVEEIEHKGVAHDTWVHATRDWPRLRRWWVRSLMMLIVTRHFLHHRARGMVDLLRQDGITGIRAWGGLLHYALARPGIVRRVALPWLGYFLPGFHPWKVDDRALIALADTPYEDARMESALPSIA, from the coding sequence ATGACCCCCGTCGACCTCACCATCACTCCGCGCGACCGCCGCTTCGGACGGGCACGCAGGATGCAGCGACATTGGCTGAACGGCGATCCCTTCGCCACGGCTTTCTTCAACGCGCTGTCGATCACCTTCCCGCGCGGCGAAGCCTTCTTCATCGACTCTGTCCGCGCCTTCCGCGAGGGCGCCTCCGACAAGCTGAGGCAGGAGATCGCTGCTTTCATAAAGCAGGAGGTCGTCCACAGCCGCGAACATCTGGCCTTCAACCGACAGGTGACGGATCAGGGCTATGATGTATCGCGCCTCGATGCGGACGTGACCATGGTGCTGGACCTCGCCTACCGCCGCCCGCCCATCGTCCGCCTTGCCGCGACCATGGCGCTGGAGCATTTCACCGCCATCCTCGCCCATGAACTGCTGCGCGATCCGCGCCATCTGGACGGTGCGGACCCGGACCTCGCCGCGCTGTGGCGCTGGCATGCCGTCGAGGAGATCGAGCATAAGGGCGTGGCGCACGACACTTGGGTCCATGCCACCCGCGACTGGCCGCGCCTCAGGCGCTGGTGGGTCAGGTCGCTGATGATGCTGATCGTCACGCGCCATTTCCTCCACCATCGCGCGCGCGGCATGGTGGATCTGCTGCGGCAGGACGGGATCACGGGCATTCGCGCATGGGGCGGGTTGCTGCACTATGCGCTGGCGAGGCCCGGCATCGTGCGGCGCGTAGCGCTGCCATGGCTGGGCTATTTCCTGCCCGGTTTCCATCCGTGGAAGGTGGATGACCGGGCGCTGATCGCGCTGGCCGACACGCCCTATGAGGATGCGCGAATGGAGAGTGCCTTGCCCTCCATCGCTTGA